In Cotesia glomerata isolate CgM1 linkage group LG3, MPM_Cglom_v2.3, whole genome shotgun sequence, one genomic interval encodes:
- the LOC123261777 gene encoding vacuolar protein sorting-associated protein 33B-like isoform X3, which yields MDITFDDKLNALQQISQRKLIDILDQIFGKKDFIIEQTLMKPLDSFVGVTVLKKHGVDKIYLLEPGLKPTNSQRIFLISSNLISCKRVLDQIQSEISQSDGLNFHILINPYIPTVVHSLIEEEGLADLVTVRALSWEFIRIDDNVLSLECPIFVDLYYHKNTSLLPSLARNLWSLQLILGWPKFSMSFGKHSDQVLKMIDTIREDTKSSNCSSNEIGGLIIMDRSYDLVSTFLTPVSYLGLLSEVVPITVNTAVIDKTPIKLDPKKDQVYEDIRDIHFSDVFPKLRAMAKALKYDYPIRSLRLLCLLSITSSGLTPNESHIIQKSHLHAHGYEYIPFFYKLEACGFLRQKKENILNKLPTWSGEWTSNAQRMKLLPNQSKKSETTSVCPSYVFSGAYIPAIAQFLKTVISQVSNPKGYEDLINLPECHVNRPHTVVQPKIVIICIVGGITYGEISACRFIEKSMGIKLAIVSDCLLTSDKLFKSIQDA from the exons atggACATTACATTTGATGACAAATTAAATGCTTTGCAACAAATAAGTCAAAGGAAGCTTATTGATATTTTGGaccaaatttttggaaaaaaagaCTTTATTATTGAGCAGACATTGATGAAACCATTGGATTCATTCGTTGGAGTTACTGTTCTcaa aaaaCATGGAGTtgataaaatctatttactagaaCCGGGTTTAAAACCTACAAACTCACAgcgaatatttttaatatctagtAATCTTATATCTTGTAAAAGAGTGCTTGATCAAATTCAATCAGAAATATCTCAATCTGATGGtctaaattttcatatattgatAAATCCATATATACCTACTGTGGTGCACTCTCTTATTGAAGAAGAAG GACTGGCTGACTTAGTGACCGTGCGAGCATTGTCATGGGAGTTTATTAGAATTGACGACAATGTATTGTCATTAGAATGTCCAATATTTGTCGATTTATATTATCACAAGAATACAAGTTTATTACCAAGTCTCGCTCGAAACCTATGGTCTCTTCAACTAATTCTTGGTTGGCCTAAGTTCTCAATGTCATTTGGTAAACACAGTGATCAAGtgttaaaaatgattgataCGATACGGGAAGACACAAAATCTTCAAATTGTAGCAGTAATGAGATAGGCGGACTTATTATTATGGATCGTTCTTATGATTTAGTATCTACTTTTTTGACACCAGTCTCTTATTTGGGTTTATTAAGTGAAGTGGTGCCCATTACAGTAAATACAGCAGTTATTGATAAAACTCCAATAAAATTAGATCCTAAAAAAGATCAAGTTTACGAAGACATTCGGGATATCCATTTTAGCGATGTATTTCCGAAACTTCGTGCTATGGCTAAGGCCTTAAAAt ATGATTATCCAATACGCAGTCTTCGTTTATTGTGTTTACTTTCTATTACCAGCAGTGGTCTTACTCCTAATGAGTCtcatataattcaaaaatctcATCTTCACGCTCATGGATATGAATATataccttttttttataaactcgAAGCTTGTGGATTTTTACgtcaaaaaaaagaaaacattttaaacaaattgcCGACTTGGAGTGGTGAATGGACCAGCAATGCTCAGCGTATGAAATTACTTCCaaatcaatcaaaaaaatcagAGACTACATCTGTTTGCCCAAGTTATGTGTTCAGCGGTGCATATATACCAGCTATT gctcaatttttaaaaaccgtAATATCACAAGTTTCTAATCCTAAAGGCTATGAAGATTTAATTAACTTACCTGAATGTCATGTCAATCGGCCTCACACAGTGGTACAAccaaaaattgtaattatttgcATTGTAGGAGGAATAACATACGGGGAAATATCAGCGTGtcgatttatagaaaaatcCATGGGAATTAAACTTGCTATTGTTTCAGATTGTTTATTAACTAGTGACAAGCTTTTCAAAAGCATTCAAGATGCATag
- the LOC123261777 gene encoding vacuolar protein sorting-associated protein 33B-like isoform X2 produces MDITFDDKLNALQQISQRKLIDILDQIFGKKDFIIEQTLMKPLDSFVGVTVLKKHGVDKIYLLEPGLKPTNSQRIFLISSNLISCKRVLDQIQSEISQSDGLNFHILINPYIPTVVHSLIEEEGLADLVTVRALSWEFIRIDDNVLSLECPIFVDLYYHKNTSLLPSLARNLWSLQLILGWPKFSMSFGKHSDQVLKMIDTIREDTKSSNCSSNDIHFSDVFPKLRAMAKALKSEQEATQDMKLAEMGHYVATRLSKTAEVKRLLASHISACEAIISALGSEFETLQSMEKSILECTKRKECLDYIERYINDYPIRSLRLLCLLSITSSGLTPNESHIIQKSHLHAHGYEYIPFFYKLEACGFLRQKKENILNKLPTWSGEWTSNAQRMKLLPNQSKKSETTSVCPSYVFSGAYIPAIAQFLKTVISQVSNPKGYEDLINLPECHVNRPHTVVQPKIVIICIVGGITYGEISACRFIEKSMGIKLAIVSDCLLTSDKLFKSIQDA; encoded by the exons atggACATTACATTTGATGACAAATTAAATGCTTTGCAACAAATAAGTCAAAGGAAGCTTATTGATATTTTGGaccaaatttttggaaaaaaagaCTTTATTATTGAGCAGACATTGATGAAACCATTGGATTCATTCGTTGGAGTTACTGTTCTcaa aaaaCATGGAGTtgataaaatctatttactagaaCCGGGTTTAAAACCTACAAACTCACAgcgaatatttttaatatctagtAATCTTATATCTTGTAAAAGAGTGCTTGATCAAATTCAATCAGAAATATCTCAATCTGATGGtctaaattttcatatattgatAAATCCATATATACCTACTGTGGTGCACTCTCTTATTGAAGAAGAAG GACTGGCTGACTTAGTGACCGTGCGAGCATTGTCATGGGAGTTTATTAGAATTGACGACAATGTATTGTCATTAGAATGTCCAATATTTGTCGATTTATATTATCACAAGAATACAAGTTTATTACCAAGTCTCGCTCGAAACCTATGGTCTCTTCAACTAATTCTTGGTTGGCCTAAGTTCTCAATGTCATTTGGTAAACACAGTGATCAAGtgttaaaaatgattgataCGATACGGGAAGACACAAAATCTTCAAATTGTAGCAGTAAT GATATCCATTTTAGCGATGTATTTCCGAAACTTCGTGCTATGGCTAAGGCCTTAAAAt CTGAACAAGAAGCAACTCAGGATATGAAATTGGCTGAAATGGGACATTATGTAGCAACTCGATTATCAAAAACAGCTGAAGTAAAGCGTCTTTTAGCTTCACATATATCTGCATGTGAAGCTATAATCAGTGCATTAGGTTCAGAATTTGAAACATTGCAATCAATGGAAAAGTCAATACTTGAATGTACAAAGAGAAAAGAATGTCTGGATTACATAGAAAGATATATTa ATGATTATCCAATACGCAGTCTTCGTTTATTGTGTTTACTTTCTATTACCAGCAGTGGTCTTACTCCTAATGAGTCtcatataattcaaaaatctcATCTTCACGCTCATGGATATGAATATataccttttttttataaactcgAAGCTTGTGGATTTTTACgtcaaaaaaaagaaaacattttaaacaaattgcCGACTTGGAGTGGTGAATGGACCAGCAATGCTCAGCGTATGAAATTACTTCCaaatcaatcaaaaaaatcagAGACTACATCTGTTTGCCCAAGTTATGTGTTCAGCGGTGCATATATACCAGCTATT gctcaatttttaaaaaccgtAATATCACAAGTTTCTAATCCTAAAGGCTATGAAGATTTAATTAACTTACCTGAATGTCATGTCAATCGGCCTCACACAGTGGTACAAccaaaaattgtaattatttgcATTGTAGGAGGAATAACATACGGGGAAATATCAGCGTGtcgatttatagaaaaatcCATGGGAATTAAACTTGCTATTGTTTCAGATTGTTTATTAACTAGTGACAAGCTTTTCAAAAGCATTCAAGATGCATag
- the LOC123261777 gene encoding vacuolar protein sorting-associated protein 33B-like isoform X1 gives MDITFDDKLNALQQISQRKLIDILDQIFGKKDFIIEQTLMKPLDSFVGVTVLKKHGVDKIYLLEPGLKPTNSQRIFLISSNLISCKRVLDQIQSEISQSDGLNFHILINPYIPTVVHSLIEEEGLADLVTVRALSWEFIRIDDNVLSLECPIFVDLYYHKNTSLLPSLARNLWSLQLILGWPKFSMSFGKHSDQVLKMIDTIREDTKSSNCSSNEIGGLIIMDRSYDLVSTFLTPVSYLGLLSEVVPITVNTAVIDKTPIKLDPKKDQVYEDIRDIHFSDVFPKLRAMAKALKSEQEATQDMKLAEMGHYVATRLSKTAEVKRLLASHISACEAIISALGSEFETLQSMEKSILECTKRKECLDYIERYINDYPIRSLRLLCLLSITSSGLTPNESHIIQKSHLHAHGYEYIPFFYKLEACGFLRQKKENILNKLPTWSGEWTSNAQRMKLLPNQSKKSETTSVCPSYVFSGAYIPAIAQFLKTVISQVSNPKGYEDLINLPECHVNRPHTVVQPKIVIICIVGGITYGEISACRFIEKSMGIKLAIVSDCLLTSDKLFKSIQDA, from the exons atggACATTACATTTGATGACAAATTAAATGCTTTGCAACAAATAAGTCAAAGGAAGCTTATTGATATTTTGGaccaaatttttggaaaaaaagaCTTTATTATTGAGCAGACATTGATGAAACCATTGGATTCATTCGTTGGAGTTACTGTTCTcaa aaaaCATGGAGTtgataaaatctatttactagaaCCGGGTTTAAAACCTACAAACTCACAgcgaatatttttaatatctagtAATCTTATATCTTGTAAAAGAGTGCTTGATCAAATTCAATCAGAAATATCTCAATCTGATGGtctaaattttcatatattgatAAATCCATATATACCTACTGTGGTGCACTCTCTTATTGAAGAAGAAG GACTGGCTGACTTAGTGACCGTGCGAGCATTGTCATGGGAGTTTATTAGAATTGACGACAATGTATTGTCATTAGAATGTCCAATATTTGTCGATTTATATTATCACAAGAATACAAGTTTATTACCAAGTCTCGCTCGAAACCTATGGTCTCTTCAACTAATTCTTGGTTGGCCTAAGTTCTCAATGTCATTTGGTAAACACAGTGATCAAGtgttaaaaatgattgataCGATACGGGAAGACACAAAATCTTCAAATTGTAGCAGTAATGAGATAGGCGGACTTATTATTATGGATCGTTCTTATGATTTAGTATCTACTTTTTTGACACCAGTCTCTTATTTGGGTTTATTAAGTGAAGTGGTGCCCATTACAGTAAATACAGCAGTTATTGATAAAACTCCAATAAAATTAGATCCTAAAAAAGATCAAGTTTACGAAGACATTCGGGATATCCATTTTAGCGATGTATTTCCGAAACTTCGTGCTATGGCTAAGGCCTTAAAAt CTGAACAAGAAGCAACTCAGGATATGAAATTGGCTGAAATGGGACATTATGTAGCAACTCGATTATCAAAAACAGCTGAAGTAAAGCGTCTTTTAGCTTCACATATATCTGCATGTGAAGCTATAATCAGTGCATTAGGTTCAGAATTTGAAACATTGCAATCAATGGAAAAGTCAATACTTGAATGTACAAAGAGAAAAGAATGTCTGGATTACATAGAAAGATATATTa ATGATTATCCAATACGCAGTCTTCGTTTATTGTGTTTACTTTCTATTACCAGCAGTGGTCTTACTCCTAATGAGTCtcatataattcaaaaatctcATCTTCACGCTCATGGATATGAATATataccttttttttataaactcgAAGCTTGTGGATTTTTACgtcaaaaaaaagaaaacattttaaacaaattgcCGACTTGGAGTGGTGAATGGACCAGCAATGCTCAGCGTATGAAATTACTTCCaaatcaatcaaaaaaatcagAGACTACATCTGTTTGCCCAAGTTATGTGTTCAGCGGTGCATATATACCAGCTATT gctcaatttttaaaaaccgtAATATCACAAGTTTCTAATCCTAAAGGCTATGAAGATTTAATTAACTTACCTGAATGTCATGTCAATCGGCCTCACACAGTGGTACAAccaaaaattgtaattatttgcATTGTAGGAGGAATAACATACGGGGAAATATCAGCGTGtcgatttatagaaaaatcCATGGGAATTAAACTTGCTATTGTTTCAGATTGTTTATTAACTAGTGACAAGCTTTTCAAAAGCATTCAAGATGCATag